GCAACATGTATCTGCATTAGCTCTAAAAGCTGGTGTAGATATGGATATGGTTGGCGAGGGTTTTCTGACTACTTTGGAAAAATCATTGGAAGAAGGTAGGATCACCCAAAAGCAAATCGATGATGCTGCAAGGAGAATATTGGTAGCTAAATTTAAACTGGGTTTATTTGAGGATCCATACAAGTATGCAAATGTGGAAAAATCCAAACAAGTTGTTTTTTCACAGGAACATAGAAATATAGCCAGAGAAATTGCTGCCCAATCCTTTGTGTTATTGAAAAACGAGGGAAATGTACTTCCTCTGCAGAAAAAAGGCACAATTGCACTTGTTGGTCCTATGGCAGATAACAGAGAAAATATGACCGGTACCTGGAGTGTGGCTGCTAATTTTGAAAAATCTGTTTCCCTAAAAGATGGACTTGAAAAGGCTTTGGGAGAAAAGGCCAGAATTATACATGCCAGGGGGGCTAATGTGGTAGAAGATCCAGAGTTAGAGTCCAGAGTCAGTATTTTTGGTAAACCAACCTATAGGGATGAAAGGTCTGAAGCGGTGATGATTCAGGAAGCTGTAGCGGCCGCCAGAAATGCAGATGTGATTATTGCTGCTATGGGAGAAGCTGCTGAAATGAGCGGTGAAGCATCGAGTAGGACTGATATTGAATTACCGGCTAACCAAAGAAGGTTGTTACAGGCATTGAAAGCAACAGGGAAACCGATAGTACTGGTGCTCTTTACGGGTAGACCACTTGCCATCAAATGGGAGGCTGAAAACATCCCCAGTATTTTGAATGTTTGGTTTGCAGGTTCCGAGGCTGGTGATGCCATTTCAGATGTCCTTTTTGGAGATGTCAACCCATCGGGTAAGCTTCCGGCCACATTTCCTCAAAATGTCGGTCAGGTACCCATATACTACAATCAAAAAAATACAGGGAGACCTTTACCTGAAGGCGAATGGTTTCAGAAGTTCAGGTCCAATTACCTAGATGTATCCAATGATCCACTGTACCCTTTTGGTTTTGGTCTAAGCTATACAGAATTCAATTACAGTAACTTGCAGATAAGCTCTAATTCCTTAAAAGATGATCAATCATTAAAAATTTCAATTGAAATCAGTAATGATGGGAAATATGATGGAGCAGAAGTAGTGCAGTTATATATCAGGGATTTGGTAGCTTCGATCACAAGACCGGTAAAAGAATTAAAAGCTTTTGAAAAGTTATTCCTTAAATCCGGTGAAAAGAAAAAAGTGGAGTTTGAGCTAAAGCAAAAAGATCTTATGTTTTATGATCAGGATGCAAAATTTGTCTGGGAGCCAGGTGAATTTGAAATCATGGTTGGTGGTAATTCCAGAGACCTGATCAAAACCAAAATCGATTGGAATTAAACCAGACACATTATCTCTCATACCTAATATAAAACCCAATAGCCTTTAGCTAATCGTTCAGCTTCAAGCTATTGGGTTTATTTTTTTATTTCATTGGGTCCACGGTCTTGATCTTGCCGTCATTTTCATGGATCAGCTCAGTCATTTTGATGTTTCTTAATGGTGTTTTTCCTGATATTTCTGTGTCATGGTAAAATAAGTACCATTTGCCCTCAAACTGGACAATAGAATGATGATTAGTCCATCCCTCTACAGGATTTAGGAGGTTTCCCTGATAGGTGAATGGCCCATAAGGATTGTCTCCTGTAGCATAAGCAATAAAATGGGTGTCACCAGTAGAGTAGGAGAGGTAATATGTTCCATTATGCTGATGTACCCAAGCTGCTTCAAAAAACCTTCTGTTGTTATCACCGGCTTTAATGGGATTCCCATCTTGATCAAGGATGATGACTTCTTTAGGCCTTTCTGCCAGCTCTAGCATGTTATCCTGTAGTTTGGCTACATATGGCATCAATGCGGGATTTTCGGCAGCTGGCAAACCATCTGTCGGGCCTTTTCTACCTTCTACCAACTGTTGGTCTTCAAACCATTGGAGCTGTCCTCCCAATATGCCGCCAAAATATAGGTAATGGCTTCCATCCCCATCTTCAAATACAGCTGGATCCATACTGAAAGTTCCTTGGATATAATTCGGCTCGGCTTTGAAAGGTCCTGCAGGATTATCCGAAACTGCCACTCCTATGCGGAAAATATCATTTTTGTCTTTCGCAGGAAAGTATAAATAATAATTCTCATCTTTCTGTGCTGCGTCAGGAGCCCAAAGCTGTCGGCTGGCCCAAGGGATATCTTCTAATTTCAGTACAGGACCATGATCAATAACTTCAGAACCCGGTTTTTCCATAGAAAACACATGGTAATCCCTCATGTCAAAATGTGAACCCATGTCATCTTGAGTTACTGCTGTTTCAACATCATGGGATGGATAGATGTAAATTTTCCCTTCAAAAACATGTGCTGAGGGATCGGCAGTAAACATATGCGACACTAATGGAGGGTGTGCAAATTTGCTGACTTCTTCAGTTTGTTCAGTTTTCCCTGTCTCTTTAGGACTACAGTTGAATAGCCCCAGCATCACACAAAATGCTAGTGGTTTGGAGTAATGTTTCATTGTTTTGTTAATAGGTTTGTTTAAAAATAGGACACTTTATCAAATAAATCTATTCATTATTTTTCATTTCAGGTATATTTCAGAATAAATCCCAATCCTATGAGACCATCAATTGTCCAAGTTTCCATAATTCTGATTAGTGTATTTGTGTTTTTATCCTGTAATCAACCGGAGCAAGAGCAGTCATACCAAAGGCCTAACATCATCTTTATCATGTCTGATGACCATGCCTATCAAGCTATTTCTGCTTATGATGACAGATTGATTCAGACCCCGAATATTGACAGGATTGCGAATATGGGAATGTTGTTTACCAATGCCAGTGTGACGAACTCTATTTGTGCCCCCTCGAGAGCTACTATACTAACAGGGAAACACTCCCATATCAATGGAAAAACGGATAATCATTTTCCTTTTGATACCACAAATGTGACTTTTCCTCAGTTGCTTCAAGAGGCAGGTTATCAAACGGCCATGTTTGGGAAACTTCATTTTGGAAACAATCCCAAAGGATTTGATCAGTTCAAAATTTTACCTGGACAGGGGGGGTATTATAATCCTATATTTATCACCAAAAACGAGGGGACTTATGAGATAGAAGGCTATGTGACGGATATTATCACCGACATGACATTGGACTGGTTGGAAAATGAAAGGAAAGCTGATCAGCCGTTTTTTCTTGCCTATTTACACAAAGCCCCCCATAGAGAATGGCTGCCAGCAGAAAGGCATATAGCCGAATTTGCCCAAAAGACATTCCCCGAACCCGCAACCCTTTTTGATGATTATTCCGGAAGAGGTTCCGCTGCTAAAGAGGCTGAAATGAATCTGCTCCGTCATATGAATTGGGCAGGGGATTCCAAAATTTATCCAGAAGTGATGGATCAATTGGGAATTCCTGATGCCTCTGGCTGGGATAAGGGGGCATTTGAAAGAGAAGTGGGTAGAATGAATGCTACTCAGCGGGCCAATTGGGATAAAGTATATCAGCCCATGAACGAGGCATTTGTCCAGGCTTTTCCCAACATGAGGGATGAAGAGAAAATGCGATGGAGGTACCAAAGG
This Cecembia calidifontis DNA region includes the following protein-coding sequences:
- the bglX gene encoding beta-glucosidase BglX, encoding MRNSILFALLLMVMLACSKPTVEKGTDAYYIQKADSVLALMTLEEKIGQLNLPAAGDITTGQASSSNIAEKIREGKVGGLFNLKSAEKIRDVQRIAVEESRLKIPLIFGMDVIHGYETIFPIPLGIASSWDMELIQKSARIAAIEASADGISWTFSPMTDVSRDPRWGRVSEGNGEDPFLGAAIAKAMITGYQGDDLSLDNTIMACVKHFALYGAPEAGRDYHTVDMSRQRMFNEYFLPYKAAVEAGVGTVMTSFNDVDGIPASANQWLMTEVLRNQWGFDGFVVTDYTAINEMIDHGLGDLQHVSALALKAGVDMDMVGEGFLTTLEKSLEEGRITQKQIDDAARRILVAKFKLGLFEDPYKYANVEKSKQVVFSQEHRNIAREIAAQSFVLLKNEGNVLPLQKKGTIALVGPMADNRENMTGTWSVAANFEKSVSLKDGLEKALGEKARIIHARGANVVEDPELESRVSIFGKPTYRDERSEAVMIQEAVAAARNADVIIAAMGEAAEMSGEASSRTDIELPANQRRLLQALKATGKPIVLVLFTGRPLAIKWEAENIPSILNVWFAGSEAGDAISDVLFGDVNPSGKLPATFPQNVGQVPIYYNQKNTGRPLPEGEWFQKFRSNYLDVSNDPLYPFGFGLSYTEFNYSNLQISSNSLKDDQSLKISIEISNDGKYDGAEVVQLYIRDLVASITRPVKELKAFEKLFLKSGEKKKVEFELKQKDLMFYDQDAKFVWEPGEFEIMVGGNSRDLIKTKIDWN
- a CDS encoding glycoside hydrolase family 43 protein, whose product is MKHYSKPLAFCVMLGLFNCSPKETGKTEQTEEVSKFAHPPLVSHMFTADPSAHVFEGKIYIYPSHDVETAVTQDDMGSHFDMRDYHVFSMEKPGSEVIDHGPVLKLEDIPWASRQLWAPDAAQKDENYYLYFPAKDKNDIFRIGVAVSDNPAGPFKAEPNYIQGTFSMDPAVFEDGDGSHYLYFGGILGGQLQWFEDQQLVEGRKGPTDGLPAAENPALMPYVAKLQDNMLELAERPKEVIILDQDGNPIKAGDNNRRFFEAAWVHQHNGTYYLSYSTGDTHFIAYATGDNPYGPFTYQGNLLNPVEGWTNHHSIVQFEGKWYLFYHDTEISGKTPLRNIKMTELIHENDGKIKTVDPMK
- a CDS encoding sulfatase family protein codes for the protein MRPSIVQVSIILISVFVFLSCNQPEQEQSYQRPNIIFIMSDDHAYQAISAYDDRLIQTPNIDRIANMGMLFTNASVTNSICAPSRATILTGKHSHINGKTDNHFPFDTTNVTFPQLLQEAGYQTAMFGKLHFGNNPKGFDQFKILPGQGGYYNPIFITKNEGTYEIEGYVTDIITDMTLDWLENERKADQPFFLAYLHKAPHREWLPAERHIAEFAQKTFPEPATLFDDYSGRGSAAKEAEMNLLRHMNWAGDSKIYPEVMDQLGIPDASGWDKGAFEREVGRMNATQRANWDKVYQPMNEAFVQAFPNMRDEEKMRWRYQRYMQDYLGTIASVDENVGRVLDYLEANGLMENTIIVYTSDQGFYLGDHGWFDKRFVYDESFKTPLLVAWPGKVKAGSRSDELVQNLDFAQTFLEAAGIPQPEDMQGESLMPLLTGKTDKWTRDAVYYHYYEYPSIHMVKRHYAIVTKEYKLIHFYYDVDEWELYDRLNDPQELNNVYNDPAYKEIRQKLHQDLEALREKYGDSSEISQKLLEEYLDKLRGTEERLAPSFRKTGSD